In one window of Capra hircus breed San Clemente chromosome 28, ASM170441v1, whole genome shotgun sequence DNA:
- the RPS24 gene encoding 40S ribosomal protein S24 isoform X4 produces MNDTVTIRTRKFMTNRLLQRKQMVIDVLHPGKATVPKTEIREKLAKMYKTTPDVIFVFGFRTHFGGGKTTGFGMIYDSLDYAKKNEPKHRLARHGLYEKKKTSRKQRKERKNRMKKVRGTAKANVGAGKKK; encoded by the exons ATG AACGACACAGTAACTATCCGGACTAGGAAGTTCATGACCAACCGACTGCTTCAGCGGAAACAAATG GTCATCGATGTTCTTCACCCTGGAAAGGCAACAGTACCTAAAACAGAAATTCGGGAAAAACTGGCCAAAATGTACAAGACCACACCAGATGTCATCTTTGTATTTGGATTCAGAACTCATTTTGGTGGTGGCAAGACAACTGGCTTCGGCATGATTTACGATTCCTTGGATTACGCGAAGAAGAATGAGCCCAAACATAGGCTTGCAAGA CATGGCCTGTATGAGAAGAAAAAGACCTCAAGAAAACAGCGAAAGGAACGCAAGAACAGAATGAAGAAAGTCAGGGGGACTGCAAAGGCCAACGTTGGTGCTGGCAAAAAG AAATGA
- the RPS24 gene encoding 40S ribosomal protein S24 isoform X3: protein MNDTVTIRTRKFMTNRLLQRKQMVIDVLHPGKATVPKTEIREKLAKMYKTTPDVIFVFGFRTHFGGGKTTGFGMIYDSLDYAKKNEPKHRLARHGLYEKKKTSRKQRKERKNRMKKVRGTAKANVGAGKKK from the exons ATG AACGACACAGTAACTATCCGGACTAGGAAGTTCATGACCAACCGACTGCTTCAGCGGAAACAAATG GTCATCGATGTTCTTCACCCTGGAAAGGCAACAGTACCTAAAACAGAAATTCGGGAAAAACTGGCCAAAATGTACAAGACCACACCAGATGTCATCTTTGTATTTGGATTCAGAACTCATTTTGGTGGTGGCAAGACAACTGGCTTCGGCATGATTTACGATTCCTTGGATTACGCGAAGAAGAATGAGCCCAAACATAGGCTTGCAAGA CATGGCCTGTATGAGAAGAAAAAGACCTCAAGAAAACAGCGAAAGGAACGCAAGAACAGAATGAAGAAAGTCAGGGGGACTGCAAAGGCCAACGTTGGTGCTGGCAAAAAG AAG
- the RPS24 gene encoding 40S ribosomal protein S24 isoform X2, with amino-acid sequence MNDTVTIRTRKFMTNRLLQRKQMVIDVLHPGKATVPKTEIREKLAKMYKTTPDVIFVFGFRTHFGGGKTTGFGMIYDSLDYAKKNEPKHRLARHGLYEKKKTSRKQRKERKNRMKKVRGTAKANVGAGKKKE; translated from the exons ATG AACGACACAGTAACTATCCGGACTAGGAAGTTCATGACCAACCGACTGCTTCAGCGGAAACAAATG GTCATCGATGTTCTTCACCCTGGAAAGGCAACAGTACCTAAAACAGAAATTCGGGAAAAACTGGCCAAAATGTACAAGACCACACCAGATGTCATCTTTGTATTTGGATTCAGAACTCATTTTGGTGGTGGCAAGACAACTGGCTTCGGCATGATTTACGATTCCTTGGATTACGCGAAGAAGAATGAGCCCAAACATAGGCTTGCAAGA CATGGCCTGTATGAGAAGAAAAAGACCTCAAGAAAACAGCGAAAGGAACGCAAGAACAGAATGAAGAAAGTCAGGGGGACTGCAAAGGCCAACGTTGGTGCTGGCAAAAAG
- the RPS24 gene encoding 40S ribosomal protein S24 isoform X1, translating into MNDTVTIRTRKFMTNRLLQRKQMVIDVLHPGKATVPKTEIREKLAKMYKTTPDVIFVFGFRTHFGGGKTTGFGMIYDSLDYAKKNEPKHRLARHGLYEKKKTSRKQRKERKNRMKKVRGTAKANVGAGKKKK; encoded by the exons ATG AACGACACAGTAACTATCCGGACTAGGAAGTTCATGACCAACCGACTGCTTCAGCGGAAACAAATG GTCATCGATGTTCTTCACCCTGGAAAGGCAACAGTACCTAAAACAGAAATTCGGGAAAAACTGGCCAAAATGTACAAGACCACACCAGATGTCATCTTTGTATTTGGATTCAGAACTCATTTTGGTGGTGGCAAGACAACTGGCTTCGGCATGATTTACGATTCCTTGGATTACGCGAAGAAGAATGAGCCCAAACATAGGCTTGCAAGA CATGGCCTGTATGAGAAGAAAAAGACCTCAAGAAAACAGCGAAAGGAACGCAAGAACAGAATGAAGAAAGTCAGGGGGACTGCAAAGGCCAACGTTGGTGCTGGCAAAAAG AAG AAATGA
- the RPS24 gene encoding 40S ribosomal protein S24 isoform X5: MNDTVTIRTRKFMTNRLLQRKQMVIDVLHPGKATVPKTEIREKLAKMYKTTPDVIFVFGFRTHFGGGKTTGFGMIYDSLDYAKKNEPKHRLARHGLYEKKKTSRKQRKERKNRMKKVRGTAKANVGAGKK; the protein is encoded by the exons ATG AACGACACAGTAACTATCCGGACTAGGAAGTTCATGACCAACCGACTGCTTCAGCGGAAACAAATG GTCATCGATGTTCTTCACCCTGGAAAGGCAACAGTACCTAAAACAGAAATTCGGGAAAAACTGGCCAAAATGTACAAGACCACACCAGATGTCATCTTTGTATTTGGATTCAGAACTCATTTTGGTGGTGGCAAGACAACTGGCTTCGGCATGATTTACGATTCCTTGGATTACGCGAAGAAGAATGAGCCCAAACATAGGCTTGCAAGA CATGGCCTGTATGAGAAGAAAAAGACCTCAAGAAAACAGCGAAAGGAACGCAAGAACAGAATGAAGAAAGTCAGGGGGACTGCAAAGGCCAACGTTGGTGCTGGCAAAAAG